A stretch of Acidobacteriota bacterium DNA encodes these proteins:
- a CDS encoding S9 family peptidase — MPSRRTTPVFALTLVFMAAVALAQPAPRLLDHDTFFQMESVSNPRISPDGKTIVFTRGSVDIMKDQAQSNLWVVDVGGERLRQLTDGAWRDSAPIWSPDGTRLAFLSNRSGSTQIHVMWVDTRETLQVTRVERDPGALSWSPDGRHLAFTLFVPDEKPILPVKLPPTPRGAQLAKGAVVVDRPSWAADGIGPTPKGHPHVFIVDAIVGGTPRQITSGDYNHSAPAWSADGRTMFVSGIRKPDAEYLRGDSEVYAIDLATLDVRTLTDRNGPDTNPTPSPDGKWVAYTGFDQQNFTSHLSSLYLMDANGGAKRLWAGNLPSSPSNVTWAPDGAGVYYGMQERGEENLYFVGLKEGSAPRKVTEGAHVLTGVSIGRSGQAAAVRTSIRQPGVLVTFPLARPADVKTLVDVNDDVLAGRTLADAEELWFTAPDGVRAQGWLMKPANFDPSKKYPMLLWIHGGPWSMYSVAWNWAWQNFAANGYAVLWTNPRGSTGYGQDFVNGIQFSYPGRDYDDLMAGVDAALATGWIDKDNLFVCGGSGGGVLTAWIVGHTDRFRAAVSMRPVINWHSFVGTTDGISWYHQFQKYPWEDPMEYAVRSPLHHVANVTTPTMVMTGEADLRTPMSQSEEYYRALKVLRKTDTLLVRMPDEFHGWRRPTHQLLQQLYLQAWFEKYKGQDGTRQTTSAAPAGR, encoded by the coding sequence ATGCCCAGCCGGCGCACGACGCCCGTCTTCGCGCTCACCCTCGTGTTCATGGCCGCCGTGGCCCTCGCGCAGCCGGCGCCCCGGCTGCTCGACCACGACACCTTCTTCCAGATGGAGTCGGTGTCGAACCCGCGCATCTCGCCCGACGGCAAGACCATCGTCTTCACGCGCGGATCGGTCGACATCATGAAGGACCAGGCGCAGTCGAACCTCTGGGTCGTCGACGTCGGCGGCGAGCGGCTGCGCCAGCTCACCGACGGCGCGTGGCGCGACTCGGCGCCCATCTGGTCGCCCGACGGCACGCGGCTCGCGTTTCTGTCGAATCGATCGGGGTCGACACAGATCCACGTCATGTGGGTCGACACCCGGGAGACGCTGCAGGTGACGCGCGTCGAGCGCGACCCGGGCGCACTCTCGTGGTCGCCCGACGGCAGGCACCTCGCGTTCACGCTCTTCGTGCCCGACGAGAAGCCGATCCTGCCGGTCAAGCTCCCGCCCACGCCGAGAGGCGCGCAGCTGGCCAAAGGAGCGGTCGTCGTCGACCGTCCGAGCTGGGCGGCCGATGGCATTGGGCCGACGCCCAAGGGCCACCCTCACGTCTTCATCGTCGACGCCATCGTCGGCGGGACACCACGGCAGATCACGAGCGGCGACTACAACCACTCGGCGCCGGCCTGGTCGGCCGACGGCCGGACGATGTTCGTGTCGGGCATCCGCAAGCCCGACGCCGAGTACCTGCGCGGCGACTCGGAGGTCTATGCCATCGATCTCGCGACACTCGACGTGCGCACGCTGACCGACCGCAACGGGCCCGACACCAACCCGACGCCGTCGCCCGACGGGAAGTGGGTCGCCTACACCGGCTTCGACCAGCAGAACTTCACGAGCCACCTCTCGAGCCTCTACCTGATGGACGCCAACGGCGGCGCAAAGCGGCTGTGGGCCGGGAATCTGCCGAGCTCCCCGTCGAACGTCACGTGGGCCCCGGACGGGGCGGGCGTCTACTACGGCATGCAGGAGCGAGGCGAGGAGAACCTGTACTTCGTGGGCCTGAAGGAAGGCAGTGCACCACGGAAGGTCACCGAGGGCGCGCACGTCCTGACGGGCGTCTCGATTGGCAGGTCGGGGCAGGCGGCGGCCGTCCGCACGTCGATCAGGCAGCCAGGCGTGCTCGTGACGTTCCCGCTCGCGCGGCCCGCCGACGTGAAGACGCTCGTCGACGTCAACGACGACGTGCTGGCAGGGCGAACGCTGGCCGACGCGGAGGAGCTGTGGTTCACGGCGCCCGACGGCGTGCGTGCGCAGGGCTGGCTCATGAAGCCTGCGAATTTCGACCCGTCGAAGAAGTACCCCATGCTGTTGTGGATCCATGGCGGGCCGTGGAGCATGTACTCGGTGGCCTGGAACTGGGCGTGGCAGAACTTCGCGGCCAACGGCTACGCCGTGTTGTGGACCAACCCGCGCGGCTCCACGGGGTACGGCCAGGACTTCGTCAACGGCATCCAGTTCAGCTACCCGGGCAGAGACTACGACGACCTCATGGCGGGCGTCGACGCGGCGCTCGCGACCGGCTGGATCGACAAGGACAACCTGTTCGTGTGCGGCGGGTCTGGCGGCGGCGTGCTCACCGCGTGGATCGTCGGACACACCGATCGGTTCCGCGCGGCCGTCTCCATGCGCCCCGTCATCAACTGGCACTCGTTCGTGGGCACCACCGACGGCATCAGCTGGTATCACCAGTTCCAGAAGTACCCGTGGGAGGATCCCATGGAGTACGCGGTGCGCTCGCCGCTGCACCACGTCGCCAACGTGACGACGCCGACGATGGTCATGACGGGCGAGGCCGACCTGCGCACGCCGATGTCACAGAGCGAGGAGTACTACCGCGCGCTCAAGGTGCTGCGGAAGACCGACACGCTGCTCGTGCGGATGCCCGACGAGTTCCACGGCTGGCGCCGGCCCACGCACCAGCTGCTGCAGCAGCTCTATCTGCAGGCGTGGTTCGAGAAGTACAAGGGCCAGGACGGCACCCGTCAGACGACGAGCGCCGCGCCGGCCGGCCGCTGA
- the prmC gene encoding peptide chain release factor N(5)-glutamine methyltransferase, which produces MNQGATRSSSTDVGSTMRAIAVRLAGAGIDAAEARLDAELIVRDVLGWDRATALVEQHRRLHQAEIDRIERRVARRMAREPMAYVRGRVEFWGLELEVGPGVLVPRPETELVVESALDCYRGTNGPASIVDACTGCGCLAIALALEFPDARVVGTDLSAEALAIARRNATRHQVADRIEWRETSLLGGNGGVDLVVANPPYVPSGDRDSLMPEVRDHEPALALFGGADGLDVVRNLVAEAESELRPGAWLVFEFGYGQANFVRALFGDRWHAPAFHHDLQRIPRVVAVERRGA; this is translated from the coding sequence ATGAACCAGGGCGCCACGCGATCGTCGTCGACCGATGTCGGCTCGACCATGCGGGCCATCGCCGTGCGGCTCGCCGGTGCCGGCATCGACGCGGCCGAGGCGCGCCTCGATGCCGAGCTGATCGTGCGCGACGTGCTCGGCTGGGACCGCGCGACCGCGCTCGTCGAGCAGCATCGTCGGCTCCACCAGGCCGAGATCGATCGGATCGAGCGTCGCGTGGCTCGGCGCATGGCACGCGAGCCGATGGCGTACGTGCGAGGCCGCGTCGAGTTCTGGGGCCTCGAGCTCGAGGTGGGCCCCGGCGTCCTGGTGCCGCGGCCCGAAACCGAACTCGTGGTCGAATCGGCGCTCGACTGCTATCGCGGCACCAACGGCCCGGCCTCGATCGTCGACGCGTGCACGGGGTGCGGGTGCCTCGCCATCGCGCTGGCCCTGGAGTTCCCGGACGCCCGTGTGGTCGGCACCGATCTGAGCGCCGAGGCCCTGGCCATCGCACGGCGCAATGCCACCCGGCACCAGGTCGCCGACCGCATCGAGTGGCGCGAGACCTCGCTGCTCGGCGGAAACGGCGGCGTCGATCTGGTCGTGGCGAACCCGCCGTACGTACCGAGCGGCGACCGCGACTCGCTGATGCCCGAGGTGCGGGATCACGAGCCGGCGCTCGCGCTCTTCGGCGGCGCTGACGGTCTCGACGTCGTCCGGAATCTGGTGGCCGAGGCCGAATCCGAGCTGAGACCGGGCGCCTGGCTGGTGTTCGAGTTCGGCTACGGCCAGGCCAACTTCGTCCGCGCCCTGTTCGGCGACAGGTGGCACGCGCCCGCGTTCCACCACGACCTGCAACGGATTCCGAGGGTCGTGGCGGTCGAGCGTCGCGGCGCGTAG
- a CDS encoding histidine triad nucleotide-binding protein: MAGCLFCRITSGEIPSTPVYSDDRLYAFADINPQAPMHVLVVPRRHIATLNDLTADDDGLVGEMVRRAAAIANERGHGERGYRTVFNCNAEAGQTVFHVHLHVLGGRGLGWPPG; this comes from the coding sequence ATGGCCGGTTGCCTCTTCTGCCGCATCACCTCCGGCGAGATCCCGTCGACGCCCGTCTACAGCGACGACCGGCTCTACGCCTTCGCCGACATCAACCCGCAGGCGCCCATGCACGTGCTGGTCGTCCCGCGCCGCCACATCGCGACGCTCAACGACCTGACGGCGGACGACGATGGCCTCGTGGGCGAGATGGTGCGCCGCGCCGCCGCCATCGCGAACGAGCGCGGCCATGGCGAGCGCGGGTACCGGACGGTGTTCAACTGCAACGCCGAGGCGGGCCAGACCGTCTTCCACGTCCACCTGCACGTGCTGGGCGGACGGGGACTGGGCTGGCCCCCGGGCTGA